The Lujinxingia vulgaris genome segment TGAGCTCAGCGAGCTGGCGCATGCGCATCAGGTGCGCGTTGCCTTCGGGGCGGGCGCGTACCCTCTCGAGCATCTCCGCCCAGACCAGGCGCCAGGTTTCGGGATGTTGAAAGTCGGAGGCCGTGTAGACGTAGGTGCGCGCCAGGGTGTCGATGACCAGCGCCGGCTCGCGACGCACTACCAGGGGAACGGCGGTGCGCAGGTCCTCATAGCGCAGCGTGTCGCTGCGGCGGGAGGTGCGGCTTCGGGGCAGCGTGAGGCTTTCTTCGCCAAAGAGGATCGACTGCGGCTGCGAGGGGAGCCAGAGCTTACGAAGGGCGATGGCCAGCAGCGCGACGCCCAGCGGTGCCAGGGAGGCGATCGCGGGAAGATCGCCCCCGAGCCAGGCCTCGGCTTCGCCCATCAGCAACCACACGCCAAAACACAGGCCCCCCAGGAGCATGGCGAAGGAGCGCGTGATCAGCGCCGGCGCCACCATGAGAATGGTCGCATCGGTGGGCGTTTCGCCCTCCGGTCCAGAGCTAATCGGCTCGTCGTTCATCAAGATGTGGCCTCGCCGGTCCAGCTTTTTTCGACGGCCTGGAGATCTTCGACGGTGTCGATCTCGCGCCAGCCGCCGTCGATGGGGGCTGTGCCGATGGTGATGCCGCGCTGGATCATGAACTCAAAAAGGTCGCAGAGGTAGGCCTTTTGGAAGGTGCGGCCGTTCTGGAAGATGTCGCTCAGCGCAAACTGCTGGCGGGCGGCGGCGAAGGCCTCGCGCAGCTCGCGTGCGCCGCGCTCGCTGAAGTAGGCCAGACCAATGAACTCGCCAAGCGCGCCTTCGGTTCCGACGTGTTTTCCGACGCGGCGCACCTGGCCCCCTTCGACCAGGGTGAGCTCAGCCTGCTCCACAGGGTGATCGGTGCGGCCCTCGTAGGAGGTGTGCCACTGGCGGTCGACGACCAGCGCGATGTCGTGCTCGGTGTTCAGCGCGGCCTTGACGACCTTTGGCGTGAAGACGATGTCGGAGTAGGAGACGAGCATCGGGCCGCTCAGGGCCTCTTCGGCGCAGAAGAGCGACTGGAGGATGTTGTTGTCGGGCCAGTCGGGGTTGGCGTGGTAGGTGGCCCCGTCGACCACCAGGCGATCGGCCAGGTAGCCGCGAATGATGTGCAGATCCTCGACGCCGTGGGTGCGGTAGGCTTCGAGCTGGTAGTCGAGGATGGATCGGCCGCCGACGCGCACCATGCATTTGGGGCGCTCGTCGGTGTGATGTTCGAGGCGGCTTCCGCGGCCGGCGGCGATGATGACAGCTTTCATGATCGGTAGAATCCCGGGTGAGCGAGCTTGAGGAGGATCGCCAGCGTGGTGCGGGCCAGGTAGACCATGTACACGCCGAGATAAAGCACCAGAAAGACGATCGCTGCGTCAAAGGGAAGGACGAACGCCGCGAGGGCCACCCACATGATCCAGGAGGGGTAATGCACGAAGTAGCGGGCGACGGCTTCAGCCAGCCAGACCACTTTGCCGATCAGCGAGGCGGGCATGGCGCGTTTGCGGGCGGAGTCGCCGGGTTTGATCTCCTGGCCGGCGTATTCGGGGCGGCGCACGAAGTTGGTCAGC includes the following:
- a CDS encoding NTP transferase domain-containing protein gives rise to the protein MKAVIIAAGRGSRLEHHTDERPKCMVRVGGRSILDYQLEAYRTHGVEDLHIIRGYLADRLVVDGATYHANPDWPDNNILQSLFCAEEALSGPMLVSYSDIVFTPKVVKAALNTEHDIALVVDRQWHTSYEGRTDHPVEQAELTLVEGGQVRRVGKHVGTEGALGEFIGLAYFSERGARELREAFAAARQQFALSDIFQNGRTFQKAYLCDLFEFMIQRGITIGTAPIDGGWREIDTVEDLQAVEKSWTGEATS